Proteins from a genomic interval of Streptomyces sp. Tu6071:
- a CDS encoding acyl-CoA dehydrogenase family protein has protein sequence MSTTTHATTYDTLLTEDQRALVETTLDFAGDHLAPHALEWDREKHFPVDVLRKAAGLGLGGVYVREESGGSGLTRTDGVLVFEALATGCPCVAAYLSIHNMVGWMIDTYGDEAQRARHLPGLCAMDDLASYCLTEPGAGSDAAALSTRAVRDGDDWVLTGVKQFISGAGAARLYLVMARTGGAGPDGITAFLVDKDDPGLGFGPNEHKMGWNAQPTRQVILDGVRVPADRVLGAEGQGFRIAMNGLNGGRLGIAACSLGGARSALDRSLQHLTEREAFGQPLIESEALRFRLADMATELAAARALLHQAADALDRKDPQAPQLIAMAKRFATDSGFRIADRALQLHGGYGYLHEYGIEKIVRDLRVHQILEGSNEIMRVIVARGLTGAAR, from the coding sequence ATGAGCACCACCACACACGCCACCACGTACGACACCCTCCTCACCGAGGACCAGCGGGCACTCGTCGAGACCACGCTCGACTTCGCCGGGGACCACCTCGCCCCGCACGCCCTGGAGTGGGACCGCGAGAAGCACTTCCCCGTCGACGTCCTGCGCAAGGCCGCGGGACTCGGCCTCGGCGGCGTCTACGTCCGCGAGGAGTCCGGCGGCTCGGGCCTCACCCGCACCGACGGCGTCCTCGTCTTCGAGGCGCTCGCCACCGGCTGCCCCTGCGTCGCCGCCTACCTGTCGATCCACAACATGGTCGGCTGGATGATCGACACCTACGGCGACGAGGCCCAGCGCGCCCGCCACCTCCCCGGGCTGTGCGCGATGGACGACCTCGCGAGCTACTGCCTCACCGAACCGGGCGCCGGCTCGGACGCCGCCGCGCTCTCGACGCGCGCCGTGCGCGACGGCGACGACTGGGTCCTCACCGGGGTCAAGCAGTTCATCTCCGGCGCGGGCGCCGCCCGGCTCTACCTCGTCATGGCCCGTACGGGAGGCGCCGGACCCGACGGCATCACCGCCTTCCTCGTCGACAAGGACGACCCCGGGCTCGGCTTCGGGCCCAACGAGCACAAGATGGGCTGGAACGCCCAGCCCACCCGGCAGGTGATCCTCGACGGCGTGCGCGTGCCCGCGGACCGCGTGCTCGGCGCGGAGGGCCAAGGCTTCCGCATCGCCATGAACGGCCTCAACGGCGGCCGGCTCGGCATCGCCGCCTGCTCGCTCGGCGGCGCCCGCTCCGCGCTCGACCGCTCGCTCCAGCACCTCACCGAACGCGAGGCGTTCGGGCAGCCGCTCATCGAGTCCGAGGCCCTGCGCTTCCGCCTCGCCGACATGGCCACCGAGCTCGCCGCCGCGCGCGCCCTGCTCCACCAGGCCGCCGACGCCCTGGACCGCAAGGACCCGCAGGCCCCTCAACTCATCGCCATGGCGAAGCGCTTCGCCACCGACAGCGGCTTCCGCATCGCCGACCGCGCGCTCCAGCTCCACGGCGGCTACGGCTATCTCCACGAGTACGGTATCGAGAAGATCGTCCGGGACCTGCGGGTCCACCAGATCCTGGAAGGGAGCAACGAGATCATGCGCGTCATCGTGGCCAGGGGCCTCACGGGAGCCGCGCGGTGA